taaaataacaaagtttTTTTGCTGCATATCGAACCTTTAACTAAacgagtgagctgaccactcAACCTACTTAATAAAtaagaattatgagaaaaaatttaaagttttaagcGAAAATGTTTAGGACTAGGAGTAAATGTCCAGAtgacataataataatttataaaatgaaTAGGGATGGGAAAGGAAGTGGACCACAAAAGCATATGATAAGAGGGAGATGAAGCAGTAAACAAAACAGCTGACACTGAGAGAGTACTGTGTATCAGACAACAACTCAACAAGCCTTGTGTTCGCttccatctctctctctcttcattgCAAGTTGAGACACAAAACAAGCTTGTCACCTTTGCAACTCAAGCAAGCTTCTCGTTTATCAGTTTCTAATAGTTCACATCTCCCATTGCTAAATGCTCCTTggaaactaattataatttcaaaGTTGTTTACTTTCCTCGTGTTTGGTGCAAAGTGCATACGCTTCTTTTGATCTATTCATTTGGGGTTCTTTGACTTGCCCCTTTTATTGCAGAGTGTTGGAGGGTTTTCCCCAGGAAAATTGAGGAACATTCTACTTGGTgtggagaagagaaggaaagaagaggaagagctTGATTCCACTTTCACCGCGAGATCTCTCAACTCCGACATGGATGAATCTGGTACATTCTCTTTCATGTCCTTGAAACTTGAAAGTACAATGCAGCCATGAAGGTTGGGGAAATGGTAAATCTAAAGAAAAATGTGGGATTTCACTGAGCATGGGGATTTCTGCATCACTATTTTGCAGGTGGTAGCAGTTCTGATCACTGTAAAGATGTAGACGTGGTGAGTGTCCTTCCTGAATGTTCAACCTCTAATGTAAAGGATAATGCCATAATAACTTCAAGGCATAGAATACTAGATGATCCTTCCTTGGATTATGATAGTGGCCATGATACTATGATCATGTCCTCGCCAATGTTCGAATTTCAAAGGGCTGAGCGAGCTTCACAGAGAGTGCCCTTGGGACCTTTCTCAAAACCAGCACCATCTAAATGGCATGATGCAGAGAAATGGATAGCAAGTCCAACATCTAATAGGCCGAAAACTGGACAGACTCAGGGGCAAGGTGGGCAAGTAGGATCTCGAAAGGTACCTGGTCTTACCCATGCAAGCCGCCAGTCTTCTATGAAGGTTATTGTTGAAGTTCCAGACCAAAAAGAAATTGGTTTAGATGAACCAGATACCAAGCAAATGGATACAGATCAAACTAAGATGGAAAGTGGAGGACACAAGTTTGTGAATTGGGAAGCCGATCCCTATGCCATTGCAAATTCTTTCGGTAGGTTTTTATGCACATTATATACTATTTCAAAACTCTGTAGGAATGCTTGACAAGTTTGTTATGGTTTTCAAACTCTTCTAGTGATGGTTTCTTATAACTTGAAGGTGCTAATACTAAAGAACACATTCACTTTTAAAGCATTTAAATCAGCCATGACAGTTTAGTTTTGTTGTTAACTTTATGCTAGTTGATATTGGCAGTTAGTCACAGCCAGCATAGTTCATCCATTGCCATTCAAAGCGCAACAACATTCGTTCCTCCCCCTTCAACGGCTCGGTCTGTATCAATGAGAGATATGGGTACAGAAATGACCCCTATTGCTAGCCAGGAGCCATCAAGGACAAGCACACCCTTGAGGGCGACAACCCCGACTCGAAGCCCAAATTCTTCCCATCCTTCTACTCCTGCCAGAGCTGCTCCTACATCACCTTTAGCTGATCCTTGCAATGATCATCTAAGTCCCAGCAAGAATGAATTATCCGAAAAGGAGCTACAAATGAAAACCAGGAGAGAAATAATGGCCCTCGGGACACAACTAGGCAAAACAAACATTGCTGCTTGGGCTAGCAAAGAAGAGGAGGATAAGGATGCATCGACTTCACTGAAAAATAAAACAGCTGAACCTAGTAGGAATGTTGTTGAAGCACGAGCAGCAGCATGGGAGGAGGCTGAGAAGGCCAAGTATATGGCCAGGTCTTTATTTATTCAGTTTTTGGTTTCGGTTATATAAACTCTATTGCTGTTGGATataaaatcattaatatttCCTTATTAGCTTATGGTTTGAGGATAGCTGGTATGACATGACAATCATCTGGTTAGGCGTTTAATCCTAGTTGGTTCTGTGGATTTGTTTCTTATATGTCAGAagtgtattttgttttttatttttcacccAAAATTTTCTCTGAAAGAAGTGTGTGATGTTATACACACAGGTTTAGGCGTGAGGAGATGAAAATTCAAGCATGGGAAAATCATCagaaagcaaaaacagaagccAAAATGAGGAAAATTGAGGTATTTACGGTCTGTTATTACtgcaactttttttttctacatGAATCTTTTACTTAGCTTTTTGGGGTAACATCATGGATGTTATCCTTTAATCTTCACTAGTTCCGAATGGAACTACAAAACCTTTTCCTAGGGCCTGCTACATAGATGATACGACGATATTAGGTCCTATTGTAAACCATGTCTACAGATAAGTTATTTAAATCTAAGTCCTTTATGCTTTTAATAGTTTGTCTTGATTCTTCTCTACCTTTATGTATGAATAAGCTTTAGTAAAATTTCAATGAGTGGCTGGAGTCTTGGAGATGCCATGTGCTGTTGTTCTCTGTTTGGTTAAGGGAGcctttgaattttgattgtCCAAACATCAAAATCTCAAGGGCTCTTGCATGGGAGGGCATGTTAAAAATAAAGGACATAACAAGTACATTAGAACCGGAAAATAAAGATGTTAGTGTTTTAGAGCAATGGCTACACATCATGTAATAAAAACAATACTCTGGTTGCAGGTAGAGGTTGAAAGAATAAGGAGCAAAGCACATGATAAGCTCATGAATAAACTAGCAACTGTAAGGCACAAGGCTGAGGAAAAGCGAGCATCGGCGGAAGCCAATAGAAATCGTGAAGCTGCGAAAACTGAAGAACAAGCATCATATATACGAAGAACCGGCCATGTTCCTTCCTCATATTTACCCTTTTCTTGCTGCAGATGGTGCTCTTAAAAGAAAGCAAGCACAGAGTTTCATTATTCTGTTGGTATGCAATGTGTTTTTGCTGCTTACTTCTAAGCATGTTAATTATGCCTCTTGTATTACCCTCATGGTGTAAGATGACACAATGGTTTTCTTGTTGATATACctactttttattttccataTTTCTTCTAAAACTAGCTCATAGTAAAGATATAGCTTCCAAAAAATGTTCTGATCATAATCCTGAATATTTAATAAAGTAAAAGTTAAATGTGATCAACTATAGTCTAGTAGTTAAGAATTGTTCATAAACAACCTTCATAAAAATACCAGATTTGATTCTCTACTATATAGAGGTATAGACTAGCAATGAAGAGTCTTTAGGAGTGTATCTATTCGAGGAAGGTTAAATCATTCTTTAAATAAGGCACCCACTCTCATTATAGACCTTCGAAAAAAGGAGTCATATATCGTGTTTATGTAAATATTCGTTAGTGGTTTATTAATAGGATGTGGGGTTTATAACTTTATATGATCAGGCCTGCGatatatataagtttttttggcatataaatttatataagttggtataaatttaacaaaaataatcatCAGTTTAGATTGCGTGTAAATACACATTTTTCCTATTCTTGAATAGCGCAAAAACCATTATGACAAACGATTCTTCTCCCTCAATCAAAACTGCAAGTCTGCAACACTCAAAATTTAAACAAGCATCAAAATCTCTCAAAAATCTCTCAAAATCGTCACGAAaagtgaattcaaaaataattacgagaaaatgaaataagatgaggaggaggaagatgaagagttttgaattatgcagaacttatcagtacAAAAAtaccgaaaattcttaaacaaaacacataaatatcttagttttacaccgaaatttgctacaaatacacaaaaatgtttcttttaatgctgcatttttttcttcttctttttatatttatttctttgtttcttttagttgaatgaatgtaagttcatcctcttccaaataattttgcagtattatatgttttttcttcttttctgcttgatcttgttgtttttattcttattgataaagtaaaacaagaagaaacttgagaaggtaaaataagaaggaaaagatgaataagaaaaaaaaagatagtgataatgattaaaaaaaaaagaagaagaagtagaagatgaggaggaggaagatgaagagtCTTGAAtgatgcagaacttatcagtacaaaaacaccaaaaattcttaaataatacaCATAAATATCTTAGTTTACACCGAAATTtgatacacaaaaatattttctttgatgctgtatttttttcttatttctttcttttttttttagttgaatgaatgtagattcatcatcttccaagtaattttgtagtattatgtgtttcttcttcttttttgtttgatttttttgtttttattcttgttatgagaataaaacaagaagaaacttgagaatgtaaaataagaaggaaaagatgaataaggaaaaaaagaaaatggtgatgatgatgaaaaaaaaagaagaagaaaccgcagaagatgaggagaagggagaagaaaagttttgaattatgcagaacttatcagtacacatacaccgaaaattcttaacaatacacaaaaatatcttagttttatatcgaaatttgctacaaatacacaaaaatattttctttaatgcagaaatcctacattaaattcaatttaaaccATCAACGATGAACAACAACtttcacaaacaaaaacaacattattcacctacagaatcataaactactacGAAAAGATTAATTAGAATCGAACCACACATCagccacttgattggattcaaaacaataatccaCTTTGCTCTGATTCAATTGACTATTTGAACTTGAATCATTCATTATCTTCAATAACGAGATAACTGTTCAAAACTGATTTCATAGCTTAATTTAAAAAACGTagagaacaaagaaaaagaacgcAAAGAACGAACGAAAAGAAACACAAAGAACATAGAGATGAAAGAAAACGTAGATCGAAAACactgaaaaaaatcaaaaacgaAAATGAAATCCTTTCAAAAAAGACCGTTATATATTCGTGCGTTAATTGAAAAGTTTGTTAGATAGTGACATGTGAAGtaaattatgttaaaaaaacttgtataaatttatatcaaaaaataacttggacacaaaaaatatttgttatgtGATACATTGTTGATCTAATTAGATCTAATTAACAATATTATGAAACCATGTAATAAACACCCAAATCTtgcaaatatttttaacatagaAGTACCTACATAGTGGATAAAGTATTTACTTATAAGTGATACTATTTGAATAAAATCTTAAGTAttattattaacttttttttaagggGTTAAAAAGGAAACTTTGGAATTGAATATGTATTCAATTCTACTGCGTATATTGActaaaatttctcttttttctacAAGACAGTTCAGCATAATAAAGTCAAATGACAGATAAAtagaacaaaatataaaataacaaaaatacaaaaaaataataaaaagaattcatatcattttattttttgtaattctgAATTGATTTGTTGATAATttctttcacttttatttttttgttttaaataatttttctattttttttaatccaaaCAATTTTGGATAATTACAAAAAAGTACACCAAACATTTCTTGTGTACCTCTTTTTTATTGTGAACTCTTTTTTAACTCTCAAAAtgtttctttaatatttttgagAAGGGCCATAGTATGCGAAAAATCAAATAACTATTCGCACCACACGTAAATTCGCATCCAAAAAATAAGTAGtgaatatattttacattttttttacataaagcACAAACATTATCTTGCTTATTAACAACTCCTAAtctactcaattttttttttgtatttactttGTTTATCAAAACAAACCAAGCAAGCAACTCCATTTTTAAAGGAACTAAATCTTTTCAAATAGTTATAGTGAAACTATAACTTGTGACCTCTTTCGAGAGTGTTTTTACTTGCATAAAAGAGCTAGTAGTTTAATTAATCTTAAAGTATCATGTAATTGATTCACTAATTCTAACTCCTGGTGGTGTAACTCTCATCTTCATTGAAAATTCTAAAATCCACTCTAACACATTCTAAAATCTACAATTTCCTATAatagatctttttttatttaaaacagaAAAGAGTCTCCAAAAATAATCTTTCAAAACCTCATATTATAATCGACATTTTTCCCGAATTGAATCCTTCTTCCATCATCTATCTTTATAGACAATCTAATAATCATCTTATCTCTCACATGTTATTTCTTAATCTAacaaatatcattttaaagaTCTTCTCTAATTAATAATGTCTAATTGAATAACATctcaataaaattcaaattgttACAAGagtatttcatattttttcataatgaataatttttttattttaaataaagtcATAGTACTAgagtttaaaaacaaaaaaatcttgTCACCtacttaattaatatatttatagatttatatagaaaaaaaatctatttcacATAATCTTTTTATCAATATATAGATTTTCCTAGAGCAGAATGTATAGTTTGGTTTAAAGAACATTACAACGATagtagttaaattttttatttaatttagactAAATCTgaccattttttaatttaaatttgttatgattgtatttaatttattttttatttttttaggtaaaACCTCATTTTTCTCATCCTTGAATTCAGACAGTTAAATTggaattgaatttttattaggAAACGAGATGCCATGGCTTTTACGATAAGTTGACCAAgttaataaaattaacttaGATGAGTTAGATCCGTTATATCAACCctcttattattattggatttttttatttaaattaaatatagtatttatcgaaataaataaacgttgaaaattttaccaaaatacATCGTTAATCACATCTCAAATACAGAAGGTTTTTAGTCAAAATGACCACATCTCGAGTGTGCTAACCCCGTACTGTGATATGGCATTTGCGAATCATATCTCGGATGCAACCGTGATATGAACATAAGCATATATCGAATATACTGCATCCAAGATATGTGTGTTTTCTGATTTGAACCAGTGTATCTGAGATACGCGCGATGTTACGGgcccattttttatatataacatTAGAATATTTTCGTAAAAAAGCATATATCAAAATGGATAAACAAGTAGAGTCATACATGAGTAATGCACTAAAAAGAATCATACATGTGATGGAGGTCTAAAAACATAAGTAATGAACAAAAGACATAGTAATAATGGTAACTAACGTCGTCCGGCGGCAGGATCCAAATAGTGTCCAATCCCACATCCACGAGGACGAGACACCCTGGGAGGACGGTATGGACAAGGACGAACAACTGGCTAGCTGGCAGTGGGTGGTGGCCGCTAGTgtggtggtggaggaggagCTGCTACAATCATGAGAGGAAGCGTAAGAGGTGGTGGCCAGACAGAACCGGACAGAGGTGGCTGTGGTGGCAAGAATAGAGTCTAATAGTATGGTGACATAGCAGAACTAGACTGGTGCGGTAGTGGAGGAGGAGTCAGATAACACCCTAGAGGAGTTGAACCAAGCCGGGTGGATACACCACTCGATGTCCCAGGTATGTCGGTATCGTCTCTCTAGTGGCGATAACAGCTGGTCAAGTCATCCATCGCATCACCAGTCGCCCCAATGATTTGGAACATATCATCGATGTTTATCTCAACATTGGATCCAATGTCGAACTAGGGCTGGCCTGGTCCCAAGCGGTGTCATCAGCCGGGTGGTGACTGGGGATGGAGGTACCCAGCATAAGCCTCGTCGCCACGTCAGCCTCATGGTCAGCAAAGAATGCATCGGACGGCTGCCCTGCATGTGCATCGAGAATGTAAACCTCAGGGATATCCTCCTGTCGTGCGTACTCAGCCTCCTCGTCTAACAACCGCTAGTCTCCGTCACCATGTTAAGGATCCCCACCGTCCCTACGGGCGCGCTGACCGCGTGCCTGCCATGCCAGTCTTCAAATATCATCGCGAGGTCGCCTCCTCGCCCGTCGCCTCCGATCTGGGGCATCCCGTGGTAACTGTATCTCATCTCTGTGACTAGAGGCTGCAGGAAGGATATCAGCTGGTGGAGCTGCTGCTCTGGGATCGGCCAGGATGTCATCACCGAAGAGATGTCACCACCTGCTTCCCACCCTCCGGCTGTGGTGGCGGCCTGACGCTCAATAAATCCTCAACCCACTCCTATGTCAGGTGCCCGTGCCACTACTGGAAGTCTCTGGTACAACCCCCAACAAGCTCTCCAGCAGTGCGCAGTTCAATGTGGTATGCAACATCCTGGAGTGTAATGCTGGCCTCACCCCACGGAAGGTGCAACGTATGGGTCTCCGGCCTCCACAGCTCGACAAATGCAGAGATTAAAAAATTGTCAAACATAAAATCCCTCAACTCTACTGCATGCCTAAATCCAGCCTCCCTTATATAGGCAAACAGGATGGGCGGCGGAAAACCGAGTGTCACACGGTGTGGCGAAAGTAACCATGGTCTCTGCAATTCTCAAAATAGATAACTAGCGCATATTAATTACATCTAAACCATTAATTGTCTCTAAACATTACTAAAACTTATAACACACCTACATAAGCATTTACATTAAATTTAACAGATATACACATTCTAAGTCACTAAAGACTAAGAATCTAAACCTAttagaaaataactaaaaatctacAAAATTAAACCTATTATTAACTaacaataaaaaagattaaactACTAACCTCAAAGTTCAACGCTCCAGCTACATGCCAAGTGTTATTCAGTCTATTGATGTCTCATTCGCGGACATATTGTCGGAAAGCCATATCTCGTGAAGGAACTCGCTTTCGCACGtccaaaaactcaaaaatttggAAAAACTTTCTCTAATCCACGTTCTTCCTGAATGTTGTGCCTTATATACGTCAACGGGTGTATCTCGGATGCTGTGCCACCGTCTTGGATCATCGCTATAATCTCGAATGTACTagtccaaataaaaaaatacacgtATCTCGAATACAGTGTATCCAATATATACCTATGTTCAAATCACGGTTACATTCGAAATATAATTCAGACGCTGTATCACAACACGAAATCAATTCACTTGAGATGTAGCTTTTTGGCCAAAAATCCGCTGTATCTAAAATCTGACCGACGatgtattttaataaattttttaacgtttatttatttcgataaatactatatttatttaatttaaataaaaaatttcttattatttcatgtaatttttatatttcctGATTTCTCTTTCATTCACAAATTCTAGGCTATCCTTGCAATTTggtcaaattatattaaattgaaTGTACTATCGTGTCTTCAAAAATGCTGAAAGCGTGGAGTGAATACCAACCGTTAGTTTGGGACTTCAGGTCATCAAATTTACATTGTAATTTATAACGAAACACTTACCTTACGAGGGGACAAATTTCCTACagttgatctctcgggtccccagcaacggcgccaatattCCGGGGCTTACCTAGAACCGGATGGTGGTTGGGCTTGTTTGTGAGGCCCAAGCGCTAGAGGAGGGTGGTCTCCGACTTGGTTTACGTCTGGGagcctccttccgacttgtgtgtgagagaatggggggtggtacctgcaaagacactctgatgtctaagtcagcaagggtgtgagtaggtctagagagtattgggacttagagatacctgaggggtgtcagtgtatttatagtggtgaaccaataaccaccgtggggtagttccaccttttagggtggataaccgtccctttatttTAGGGAGGTTGTGATATGGCTTctggaagtgggttgagagattttaggggcagttattaTCTGCAAGCTAATCTTTGCTTCCAACTTCCTTAGAGCAAGTCGTGAGGAGCACCGACTTCTTGAGAGAAGGTCGGTGTACTGAGGAACCCAACCTTGTGGGTTGAATCTGTCGTTTGGACCTGAGCCTTAGCGTTGAGTTAGGATATGAACAACTAAGATACATGCTTTTGCTTGCGTATATTCACCAACAATTTTGGCAGTTGGTAAAAGTTATTGCTGATGATTTGCCATTAATAATACCAGTAATGtgaaggaaataaaaaaaaaattagttaaaatttattttatttaatatttatttattatatgatgcattaaataaaataaaaaagaataagtttGGCTGTCTTTTACTAAAAAGTTGTTTCTTAAAACTTTTCgatgtttggtgtgtttataCTATAATAATTATTGACTTATTATGATGATGGaagtgttattaaaattaaaattatatcttttatattttgatcatttttttagcaatactttttaaaaaatattgttaaataataaaaaatattattttaattttaataatattttttaaaatattataatcacCATAGTACAAATATACTAAaatgattatatataataaattaccaaatcaattattttatatttatatatatttatacatactggtctatatattttttaattaaataattaataactaaaatgatcaaatttataatagaaaataatcaaatttagtttataataggataataattttttttataaaatatcaaatacatatttttatatataataattaatttgaggctaatttttagtatatacaaatttgattatatatactctgtactcaagaaaaatgagagaAGGAGAAACGGGAGCAGAGTTTGTATCAAGTGTGAAAGAGGGATCAAGTAAGGGCAACCCTAGTTCTAGGTGACAAGGTTATTGGTTCTTTGATAGCCTTGGGGATAGACCAGTTGAGGCTTTAGATAAGGATTCCATGACAGTGGTCACCGAAAAATAAGAGGTTAGAGACATCCTTTCTGAACTATACAAGAAGGCAATTGTGATTAAGGTTATTGGAAAAAAACTTTATTAGTTACCCGGCCATGGTTCACAAACTGAAAGGGGTATGGAGGATCACTGGCGGATATGAGATCTTGCATGTCGGTTTTGGGTACTTTCTCGTTAAATTTGATCGCATGGACGATCGAGAGAAGGTTTTACTAAGGGGTCATGGATGATCTTCGGTCACTATATTGCGATCAAGTCGTGGCCACCGGATTTTAAACCTTGTGAGGACACTTTTGGGGAGACTATGATTTGGATTCGAATAGCTGGTTTGAGCATATGGTACTACCAGAATAAAGACatgatgagaattgcttcagCGGAGACCAGTCAGGGGTGGATTTGGCTACTAAGTCGGTGGAGCAGAAAAAATTTGCTTGGGCTTGCGCATAAATTAATCTTGGTCTTTCAATGGTCCGGAATGTGATTGTCGATGAGTTTGAAAATAAGATGGAGTATAAATGTTTACACTTTATTTGTGACAAGTGCAATTATTTCGGGCATCTAACAAGCAACTGAAGAGTGACTCCGATAGAGTCGGAAGAGATGGATTGAAAGGGAACATCAGTGATCGAGATAGCAACTTAGGTGGTGCAGCCACAGGAAGCTTTGAaggagaaaatttttaaatttggatgcAATCCCAAATATTCAGTGATAGTTGCGGATATTGGGGAGGAATTGGCTGGTACGTTGCATGAGAAGGAAGTGTGGTCCTAACATTTGGGATATGAGGCTAGTTGGACCAAAATCAGCgataaaggaaaagagaaatTGGGCCAATCAAACAAAGCCCAACAAACCTCTAAAGGCAAAATGTTGTTGCACTCAAATCAGAAATTGGGCTAGAACCGTGACTTTGGGCCGCGCATGATAGGAGCTGGATCAGGGGTGAAGACTGGATCGGTTGGCAGATCTCTTTCTTCCTTTCAAGCATGCACGGTGTCTTCCAAACAGTAAGGGGTGAAGGGCAAAGCTGTCTCCGTTGCGGTGCCGACTTTCACTACCATTATAAAAAATGAGCACAAGAGGTTGCGCCCTTCTTCTTTACAGAATTCGCCGTTGACTTCAGACTGCCTTGGCGACGCCAGCAAGCACCAAATCAGCAAATTAAAAGGATTGCTGGTGGAGGGACACAGACAAACCAGACAACAACTGGGTAAGAACAAGCAAGTCTCAGCGGGATATGATGGTAGAACTTCGTCTAAAATGGTTATTTAGAAAGCTTTAGATTTTTAaggattttataatttgatttttccAGTTATTAAGAAAAGGTTACGTTTTGgagtttgatttatttagaaaagaatgaattatgttttgaatctgaattattgaagaaagtaATAAGAGATATGATGAGAATGAGTGTGAGAATGAAGATtgattttttagtataatttttgaataattgaatgataatgagaatgaatgtgaaaatgaaattgaatttgattgagatacttgggtagtagcaaggattggggttcgtcccgcttgctccaggaCAATGCTTGAGATTTGATAAAAATGATGATTGATTAAGACTAaatgaatgtatgtttgagatacctggACAGTAGCAAAGATTGTGGTTCGTTCAGCTTGTTCTAGGTCAGTGATTGTGACGCATGGGTAGTAGTAGCAGTAGTGGATTATTCCACTTGCTTCAGGTTaagcttttaaacacccacctgggtagtagcggtagTAGTGGTTCTTCCACACTCTCTGGGTTAAGCGGATAGTAGCaaggggttgtagctcaaacttacttgCTCTGCaatgggtgtttctgtccatggttagctagcaggacgtgtcgggttggctatataatcgatagatgatatcatcagtcgtaggacaggcatgcatcatatgcatttatatgttttgtttgagtttaaatttgttttgatttgCCTAATTATTTATCTGTTATTAACTGGTAATTGTAATACTTGCTATACCTGCTCCTTAAATATGTTTGTCTTGTATTGTTTGTGTCTATGTTTGGTTCTGTTTTGAGATTGAGTATTGGTAAATGAATTGATGCCTTAGATAATAGTGTGGTTAATTATGTTTGGGCTGGAGGCCGAGGTTGATTAAATTAGTGGTAAGTATtggttaaaattttattttacttgaattttttttaagagaaatatgaattttagatttgaataataaattgataatcACTATGTtttgaaaatagtttttaattacAATATCTTCTTACGATAACTCTTAAAAATCCTCTATTGAGAACCCTTTTGTGGATGGTGTTCTCACCCCTATAGACTTCTCTTTTCAGGAAATGGACAAAGAAGCTTAGGAAGAATTTTTTAGTTTAGCTTATGCGATATGGATGTATTAGTTTAGTTATTATTCTTTCCTCgccattaatattataattttgtaagagggataggagttgtatgatttgtatgtatataatatgtataagttaCTTGAGTAAGAAGTTTTGTTTATGCACATGCTTGTTTGTTTTGAGTTAAAGGCTCATagcttattattatatatatggaaGTTGTCGT
The genomic region above belongs to Arachis duranensis cultivar V14167 chromosome 3, aradu.V14167.gnm2.J7QH, whole genome shotgun sequence and contains:
- the LOC107481957 gene encoding uncharacterized protein LOC107481957, whose product is MDESGGSSSDHCKDVDVVSVLPECSTSNVKDNAIITSRHRILDDPSLDYDSGHDTMIMSSPMFEFQRAERASQRVPLGPFSKPAPSKWHDAEKWIASPTSNRPKTGQTQGQGGQVGSRKVPGLTHASRQSSMKVIVEVPDQKEIGLDEPDTKQMDTDQTKMESGGHKFVNWEADPYAIANSFVSHSQHSSSIAIQSATTFVPPPSTARSVSMRDMGTEMTPIASQEPSRTSTPLRATTPTRSPNSSHPSTPARAAPTSPLADPCNDHLSPSKNELSEKELQMKTRREIMALGTQLGKTNIAAWASKEEEDKDASTSLKNKTAEPSRNVVEARAAAWEEAEKAKYMARFRREEMKIQAWENHQKAKTEAKMRKIEVEVERIRSKAHDKLMNKLATVRHKAEEKRASAEANRNREAAKTEEQASYIRRTGHVPSSYLPFSCCRWCS